Proteins co-encoded in one Natronorubrum daqingense genomic window:
- a CDS encoding aminotransferase family protein: MTDSTRSTDEDGRTDVEALDKEYVFGTWSYQNEVDPTEVVGGDGVRFTDAHGTEYLDLSGQLMCSNLGHSADAVADAMAQQAREGAYFAPGFATEARARLGEKLAEVTPGTLSKTFFSTSGTEAVEAAIKIARMYTGKQKIISRYRSYHGATAGSISVTGDPRRLKAEPGMPGSIKAPDPYAYGSTLDPMESLDYIEEMLMLEGDTVAAILVEPIVGSNGILVPPEEYLPRLKEIAHEHGALLICDEVMAGFGRTGEWFGCDVFDVTPDIMTMAKGLSGAYAPLGATIVTDEIADHFEDEMFCHGHTYAGHPVACAAGLAAVESYQEQNLIEHASDVGAYLGDRLEELAESHPSVGDTRGVGLFRGIELTKSEDERVPFGERSDKISTGSTVVDEVADAAAADGVYVANMINTLIIAPPLPITESDVDDAIDVLDDALEVSDAAMD; encoded by the coding sequence ATGACAGACTCGACTCGATCGACGGACGAAGACGGTCGCACCGACGTCGAAGCACTCGACAAGGAGTACGTCTTCGGCACGTGGTCCTACCAGAACGAAGTCGATCCGACGGAGGTCGTCGGCGGCGACGGCGTCCGATTCACCGACGCACACGGCACCGAGTACCTCGACCTCTCCGGACAGCTCATGTGTTCGAACCTCGGTCACTCGGCCGACGCCGTCGCCGACGCGATGGCCCAACAGGCCCGGGAGGGTGCGTACTTCGCACCGGGCTTCGCGACCGAGGCTCGAGCGCGCCTCGGCGAGAAACTCGCCGAAGTCACCCCGGGAACCCTCTCGAAGACGTTCTTCTCGACGAGCGGAACGGAGGCCGTCGAGGCGGCCATCAAGATCGCTCGCATGTACACGGGCAAACAGAAGATCATCTCTCGCTATCGCTCCTACCACGGTGCGACCGCCGGCTCGATCAGCGTCACCGGCGACCCGCGACGCCTGAAAGCCGAACCCGGAATGCCGGGGTCGATCAAGGCACCGGACCCCTACGCCTACGGCTCGACGCTCGATCCCATGGAGAGCCTCGACTACATCGAGGAGATGCTCATGCTCGAGGGCGATACGGTCGCCGCCATCCTCGTCGAACCGATCGTCGGCTCGAACGGCATCCTCGTCCCGCCCGAGGAGTACCTGCCTCGGCTCAAGGAGATCGCCCACGAGCACGGCGCGCTCTTGATCTGCGACGAGGTCATGGCCGGCTTCGGGCGCACCGGCGAGTGGTTCGGCTGTGACGTCTTCGACGTGACGCCGGACATCATGACGATGGCGAAGGGCCTCTCCGGTGCGTACGCGCCACTCGGCGCGACGATCGTCACTGACGAAATCGCCGACCACTTCGAGGACGAGATGTTCTGTCACGGCCACACGTACGCGGGCCACCCCGTCGCCTGCGCCGCCGGCCTCGCCGCCGTCGAATCCTACCAGGAACAGAACCTGATCGAACACGCCAGCGACGTCGGCGCGTACCTCGGCGACCGACTCGAGGAACTCGCCGAATCCCACCCGAGCGTGGGCGACACCCGTGGTGTCGGCCTCTTCCGGGGCATCGAGTTGACGAAAAGCGAGGACGAACGCGTCCCCTTTGGCGAGCGCTCGGACAAGATTTCGACGGGTTCGACCGTCGTGGACGAGGTCGCCGACGCAGCCGCTGCAGACGGCGTCTACGTCGCGAACATGATCAACACGCTGATCATCGCGCCGCCGCTGCCGATCACCGAATCCGACGTCGACGACGCTATCGACGTCCTCGACGACGCGCTCGAGGTCTCCGACGCGGCGATGGACTGA
- a CDS encoding Lrp/AsnC family transcriptional regulator codes for MNHDLDETDLKILEAVEDDYERSLEELAEELDISKSTIHYRLNKLKENDVISTPSVSIDPNALGLNMLLITEVSVSHERGYADDIGDQLADIDGIVDVYYTMGDVDFVILARVQDRDQMNTLIDDVIAIEGVNETSSRFVMQEVETNADLMGTMSEEMRENVLDAE; via the coding sequence ATGAATCACGATCTCGACGAAACCGATCTCAAAATCCTCGAGGCCGTCGAGGACGACTACGAGCGAAGCCTCGAGGAACTCGCGGAAGAGCTCGATATCTCGAAATCGACGATCCACTATCGGCTCAACAAACTCAAAGAGAACGACGTGATCTCGACGCCCTCCGTCTCGATCGATCCGAACGCGCTCGGATTGAACATGCTGCTCATCACCGAGGTGTCGGTCTCTCACGAGCGGGGCTACGCGGACGACATCGGCGACCAACTCGCCGATATCGACGGCATCGTCGACGTCTACTACACGATGGGCGATGTCGACTTCGTCATCCTCGCTCGCGTCCAGGATCGCGATCAGATGAACACGCTCATCGACGACGTGATCGCCATCGAGGGCGTCAACGAAACGTCGTCACGGTTCGTCATGCAGGAAGTCGAAACCAACGCCGATCTCATGGGGACGATGTCCGAGGAGATGCGCGAGAACGTGCTCGACGCCGAGTAA
- a CDS encoding MFS transporter, producing MLGSLRRVTEVDRPTVVAPVTAGHGVNEFFSIVIPPIIPLLVSDLGITYGQAGVLVTVFFVMYSIFQLPAGIVADWVGKKRMFVAGLLGMSAGIVLATAAPTYEVLLLAQAVAGIGGSTVHPTGMSLISDVEGSETEGKAMGVFGFGGALGTMSSPLVVGGLAAVAGWRVALAGALVVGFAVTVYIMRVFPDDEPGTTRATRADGGRPTSVGETIRAAKGVLDVPLTRGIVLLFFVTLVLSMQHRAIQTYTTSYITAETGTSATIGNVAFFALLVGGSLSSLWAGDLADRFDRKRLGIAASVATAVLVAATLLVTPLVDGVPFGLLLAVLVVWFSIIGVMMYASYPVKNALVSEHAEATSSGGLFGVIQTGSALGSASGPALFGALSTQWGIVAAFPAIAGVSVVLAALFVALIVID from the coding sequence ATGTTGGGTTCGCTTCGACGGGTTACCGAGGTCGACCGGCCGACGGTCGTCGCCCCGGTGACGGCCGGCCACGGGGTCAACGAGTTCTTCTCCATCGTTATCCCGCCGATCATTCCGCTCCTGGTCTCCGATCTGGGTATTACGTACGGACAGGCGGGCGTGCTGGTCACCGTCTTCTTCGTCATGTACTCGATCTTCCAGCTTCCCGCGGGGATCGTCGCCGACTGGGTCGGGAAAAAGCGCATGTTCGTCGCCGGCCTCCTCGGGATGTCCGCGGGCATCGTGCTCGCGACCGCCGCGCCGACCTACGAGGTGTTGCTCCTCGCACAGGCCGTCGCCGGCATCGGCGGCAGCACCGTCCACCCCACCGGCATGTCGCTCATCAGCGACGTCGAGGGGAGCGAAACGGAGGGGAAGGCGATGGGCGTCTTCGGCTTCGGCGGCGCGCTCGGGACGATGTCCTCGCCGCTCGTCGTCGGCGGGCTCGCAGCGGTCGCGGGCTGGCGAGTCGCACTCGCCGGCGCGCTCGTCGTCGGGTTCGCCGTCACGGTGTACATCATGCGGGTGTTTCCAGACGACGAACCGGGAACGACGCGAGCGACTCGAGCGGACGGTGGTCGACCCACGTCGGTCGGCGAGACGATACGTGCCGCGAAGGGGGTCCTCGACGTTCCGCTGACGAGAGGAATCGTCCTCCTGTTTTTCGTCACGCTCGTGCTCTCGATGCAACATCGAGCGATCCAGACCTACACGACGTCGTACATCACCGCCGAGACGGGAACGTCCGCGACGATCGGCAACGTGGCGTTTTTCGCCCTGCTGGTCGGCGGAAGCCTCTCCTCGCTGTGGGCGGGAGACCTCGCCGACCGGTTCGACCGCAAGCGACTCGGGATCGCCGCCTCGGTCGCCACCGCCGTCCTCGTCGCGGCGACCCTGCTCGTCACGCCGCTCGTCGACGGTGTGCCGTTCGGGCTTCTCCTCGCCGTGCTCGTCGTCTGGTTCTCGATCATCGGCGTGATGATGTACGCGAGCTACCCGGTGAAGAACGCGCTCGTCTCCGAACACGCCGAGGCGACCTCGAGTGGCGGCCTCTTCGGCGTCATCCAGACCGGTTCGGCCCTCGGCAGCGCGAGCGGGCCGGCGCTGTTCGGCGCGCTCTCGACACAGTGGGGGATCGTCGCTGCGTTCCCCGCGATCGCCGGCGTCAGCGTCGTGCTCGCGGCGCTCTTCGTGGCGCTGATCGTGATCGACTGA
- a CDS encoding acyl-CoA dehydrogenase family protein encodes MELDLSPETTMLRREIRRFVDEEFRPILTELADDIDRYHDLEPENPELTDNVRPHPIKIPEDDRERLREKAKDAGFWAMGVPEKYGGGGLSLVERCVVLEELSKHRLGLYQPGLGVIELGPGLTVGEPSAYLGAANEDQVERFFQPCIDGEKQSCFALTEPAAGSDPRGMETLATKEGEEWVVNGTKHYISWAGDADFLILFARTEPKGDDISDHGITAFLVPTDDDGVSMRSIPVIRPEYPFEVTLNDVRVPAANVLGEVGSGLGLAKECLGESRVLYAANSLGPIDQSIRLGIEWANDRTVGGKPLADRQAIQWKIAKSAVDYQAAKYSVYHAAQQFDDGEDIRHESSITKYQTTESLWTVLDRMVQIHGGAGVDADLPLERWLREARVRRIGEGPSEIHLKTIARNLLNGYEDPDPLPLE; translated from the coding sequence ATGGAGCTCGACCTCTCACCAGAGACGACGATGCTTCGCCGGGAGATCCGGCGCTTCGTCGACGAGGAGTTTCGGCCGATACTCACCGAACTCGCGGACGACATCGATCGCTACCACGACCTCGAGCCGGAGAACCCGGAACTGACCGACAACGTTCGACCGCACCCGATCAAGATTCCCGAAGACGACCGAGAGCGACTCAGGGAGAAGGCGAAAGACGCCGGGTTCTGGGCGATGGGCGTTCCGGAGAAGTACGGCGGCGGCGGACTCAGTCTGGTCGAACGCTGCGTCGTCCTCGAGGAGCTCTCGAAGCACCGACTCGGCCTCTACCAGCCCGGCTTGGGCGTGATCGAACTCGGGCCCGGCCTGACGGTCGGCGAGCCCTCCGCCTACCTCGGGGCGGCGAACGAGGACCAGGTCGAGCGCTTCTTCCAGCCGTGTATCGACGGCGAGAAGCAGAGCTGCTTCGCGCTGACGGAGCCCGCGGCGGGTTCGGACCCGCGCGGAATGGAGACGCTGGCGACGAAAGAGGGTGAGGAGTGGGTCGTCAACGGAACCAAACACTACATCTCGTGGGCGGGCGACGCCGACTTCCTAATCCTCTTCGCGCGAACGGAGCCAAAGGGCGACGACATCTCCGACCACGGCATCACCGCGTTCCTCGTCCCGACCGACGACGACGGCGTCTCGATGCGATCGATTCCGGTCATCCGGCCTGAGTACCCCTTCGAAGTGACGCTCAACGACGTTCGCGTTCCGGCGGCGAACGTCCTCGGCGAGGTCGGCTCCGGGCTGGGACTCGCGAAGGAGTGTCTCGGCGAGTCTCGAGTGCTCTACGCGGCGAACTCCCTGGGTCCGATCGATCAGTCGATCCGGCTGGGCATCGAGTGGGCCAACGACAGAACCGTCGGCGGAAAGCCCCTCGCCGACCGGCAGGCGATCCAGTGGAAGATCGCCAAATCCGCCGTCGACTACCAGGCGGCGAAGTACTCCGTCTACCACGCCGCTCAGCAATTCGACGACGGCGAGGACATCCGCCACGAGTCCTCGATCACCAAGTACCAGACCACCGAGTCGCTCTGGACCGTTCTCGACCGAATGGTCCAGATCCACGGCGGTGCCGGCGTCGACGCCGACCTCCCCCTCGAGCGGTGGCTCCGGGAAGCCCGCGTCCGCCGGATCGGCGAAGGCCCCTCGGAAATCCACCTGAAAACGATCGCGCGGAACCTGCTCAACGGCTACGAGGACCCGGATCCGCTTCCCCTCGAGTGA
- a CDS encoding CoA-transferase, whose product MTDVVDLEHLAARVEDGSTIAFGGKTLHRAPMAFVRELVRADVSDLVPIGLANSMDIDLLAGTGQLEAACYGYVGFEAFGLAPNTRRAIEDGTLEAREGTCYTVATALRAATQGVPFLPIAGLDGSDLLEIGDAYLAETSDPFTGESTYAVRRVEPDIAVIHATEADADGNARFDGADLTENLVAKAADRVFVTAERVVDADTFTDDPGSTDVPGVLVDAVAEVPDGAHPCSCPGRYDYDRAHLEQYLEAASSGDLEAYITEYVGPDEDHYRERAVADRRDALEWGAHQPAVSSDGGVAEGGSSTASSKTTDSSDHPQDPAPNAACTIAEVMTVAIARRLEEISVAFQGFASPLPTVALRAARERAGTTHLSASGAMNGSPAETPLSTEDARLLEGAPAHFSSPEAFDLAARGGVDVMFVGGAQVDRRGRLNNTVAGSWAEPSVKFGGGGGAGSLLPLVEEAWAWRTEHRARSLPSAVDFTTAEGNLTYLVTPLCEFERRDGELQVVSIHPGVSREEIRERTGWDVRFASSEVDETPLPTDEELEALERVDPTRVRRSGFETLSALE is encoded by the coding sequence ATGACCGACGTGGTCGACCTCGAGCACCTCGCGGCCCGCGTCGAGGACGGCTCGACGATCGCGTTCGGCGGCAAGACGCTGCACCGAGCGCCGATGGCGTTCGTCCGCGAGCTGGTCCGGGCGGACGTCTCGGATCTCGTCCCGATCGGGCTCGCGAACTCGATGGATATCGACCTCCTCGCCGGAACGGGACAGCTCGAGGCGGCGTGCTACGGCTACGTCGGCTTCGAGGCGTTCGGCCTCGCGCCGAACACCCGGCGGGCGATCGAGGACGGCACGCTCGAGGCTCGAGAGGGGACGTGCTACACCGTCGCGACAGCGTTGCGCGCCGCGACGCAGGGCGTTCCGTTCCTGCCGATCGCCGGACTGGACGGGAGCGACCTCCTCGAGATCGGAGACGCCTACCTCGCGGAGACGTCGGACCCGTTCACCGGCGAGTCGACGTACGCGGTTCGGCGGGTCGAGCCGGATATCGCCGTGATTCACGCGACCGAAGCCGACGCCGACGGTAACGCTCGCTTCGACGGCGCGGACCTCACCGAAAACCTCGTCGCGAAGGCGGCGGATCGGGTCTTCGTCACCGCGGAGCGGGTGGTCGACGCCGACACGTTCACGGACGATCCCGGCTCGACCGACGTACCGGGGGTGCTGGTCGACGCCGTCGCCGAAGTGCCCGACGGTGCCCATCCGTGCAGCTGTCCGGGCAGGTACGACTACGACCGCGCACACCTCGAGCAGTATCTCGAGGCTGCGAGTTCGGGCGATCTCGAGGCCTATATCACCGAGTACGTCGGCCCGGACGAGGACCACTATCGCGAGCGCGCTGTCGCCGACCGGAGGGACGCACTCGAGTGGGGGGCTCACCAGCCGGCGGTCTCGAGCGACGGCGGTGTCGCCGAAGGGGGCTCGAGCACTGCAAGTTCGAAGACGACGGACTCGAGCGATCACCCGCAGGACCCAGCGCCCAACGCAGCGTGTACGATCGCCGAGGTCATGACCGTCGCCATCGCTCGGCGACTCGAGGAAATCTCCGTCGCGTTTCAGGGATTCGCCTCGCCGCTGCCGACGGTCGCCCTTCGGGCGGCGCGCGAGCGAGCCGGGACGACCCACCTGAGCGCGTCGGGCGCGATGAACGGCTCGCCCGCCGAAACGCCGCTCTCGACGGAGGACGCGCGGCTGCTCGAGGGAGCGCCGGCGCACTTCTCCTCGCCCGAGGCGTTCGACCTGGCGGCGCGCGGGGGCGTCGACGTGATGTTCGTGGGCGGCGCACAGGTCGACCGGCGCGGGCGGCTCAACAACACCGTCGCGGGGTCGTGGGCGGAGCCGTCGGTCAAATTCGGCGGCGGCGGCGGTGCGGGCTCCCTGCTCCCCCTCGTCGAGGAGGCGTGGGCCTGGCGGACCGAACACCGCGCCCGCTCGCTGCCGTCCGCGGTCGACTTCACGACTGCGGAGGGGAACCTCACCTACCTCGTGACGCCGCTTTGCGAGTTCGAGCGCCGCGACGGCGAGTTGCAGGTCGTCTCGATCCACCCCGGCGTCTCTCGCGAAGAGATCCGCGAGCGAACGGGGTGGGACGTGCGCTTCGCCTCGAGTGAGGTCGACGAGACGCCGCTTCCGACCGACGAGGAACTCGAGGCCCTCGAGCGCGTCGATCCAACCCGCGTCCGCCGCTCCGGATTCGAGACGCTCTCCGCTCTCGAGTGA
- a CDS encoding cysteine dioxygenase family protein yields MSDPDQQPDPEFFHENDRIREFVDTVHATADEHEDVPALLDALEEPFEELLMEDGWLPERYQHLTPDDMEDKGDMGSDIAQWLVYRLGDKLALFTLVLPPGAETPIHDHLAWGLVGIYGGTQREEFYRRVDDGGHEGDAELEHLRTEDNGRGDFYRLEPPNNDIHSVETTSDEPSVSVHLLGADVGCIERHAFCADDNDVELFQSGYSNVECEDVREPPEVGHGHGGHGHAHDHGEGGHSYDQGGHSIEHTANE; encoded by the coding sequence ATGAGCGATCCTGATCAGCAACCAGACCCGGAATTTTTCCACGAGAACGACCGAATCCGCGAGTTCGTCGACACCGTCCACGCCACCGCGGACGAACACGAGGATGTTCCGGCCCTGCTCGACGCCCTCGAGGAGCCCTTCGAAGAACTCCTGATGGAGGACGGCTGGCTGCCAGAACGCTACCAGCACCTGACGCCGGACGACATGGAAGACAAAGGCGACATGGGCAGCGACATCGCTCAGTGGCTGGTCTATCGACTCGGCGACAAACTCGCGCTGTTCACCCTCGTACTCCCGCCGGGCGCGGAGACGCCCATCCACGACCACCTCGCGTGGGGGCTCGTCGGCATCTACGGCGGCACCCAGCGCGAGGAGTTCTACCGCCGCGTCGACGACGGCGGCCACGAAGGCGACGCGGAACTCGAGCACCTGCGGACCGAGGACAACGGCCGGGGCGACTTCTACCGACTCGAGCCGCCGAACAACGACATCCACTCGGTGGAGACGACCTCGGACGAACCGAGCGTCAGCGTCCACCTGCTCGGAGCCGACGTGGGCTGTATCGAGCGCCACGCCTTCTGCGCCGACGACAACGACGTCGAACTGTTCCAGTCGGGGTACAGTAACGTCGAGTGCGAGGACGTCCGCGAGCCCCCGGAAGTCGGCCACGGCCACGGCGGGCACGGACACGCGCACGACCACGGAGAGGGCGGACACAGCTACGATCAGGGCGGACACTCGATCGAACACACCGCCAATGAGTAA
- the thrC gene encoding threonine synthase, with translation MSATRRCYACGSRETGLVARCSCGEALWLETDADSFDWNDVIDAPGMWRYESLLPVSAPDGLFAAAGGTPLVREPSLDAFAGARVHLKVEGGNPTGSFKDRGSALGLAVLQADGREEPAVDAVGTVSHGNMAISTSAYAAASGLPCVVLVPEDIPESRLETISQFDPTVLRVAGDYGRLYERTLEIGPARDIAFLNSDVPLRVEGQKTTALEICESFAPDAPDAIVVPTSSGGHFSGIWKALRELESAGVLADVPRLYAVQAAASAPIAEAYDRGASEVSRVERGETVAYSIGNPDPPSGTRALAAIEDTDGAAVGLEDPEILEAQRTLASEAGLSVEASSATALAGIRRLVDAGEIDSSDDVVAVTTGTGLTDHLGSGSADLVEIEALEDRLAAFRDD, from the coding sequence ATGAGCGCGACGCGTCGCTGTTACGCCTGTGGCTCGCGCGAGACTGGACTCGTCGCTCGCTGTTCCTGTGGCGAAGCGCTCTGGCTCGAGACCGACGCGGACTCGTTCGACTGGAACGACGTGATCGACGCGCCCGGAATGTGGCGTTACGAATCGCTGCTCCCCGTGAGCGCGCCCGACGGGCTCTTCGCGGCGGCCGGCGGGACGCCGCTCGTTCGCGAGCCGTCCCTCGACGCGTTCGCCGGCGCTCGCGTCCACCTCAAGGTAGAGGGCGGAAACCCGACGGGGTCGTTCAAAGACCGCGGCAGCGCGCTCGGCCTCGCCGTGCTGCAAGCTGATGGCCGAGAGGAACCGGCCGTCGACGCCGTCGGCACCGTTTCCCACGGAAACATGGCCATCAGCACGTCCGCCTACGCCGCTGCGTCGGGGTTGCCCTGCGTCGTGCTGGTCCCCGAGGACATCCCGGAGAGCCGCCTCGAGACGATCTCGCAGTTCGATCCGACGGTGCTCCGGGTCGCGGGCGACTACGGCCGACTCTACGAGCGGACGCTCGAGATCGGTCCGGCGCGAGACATCGCCTTCCTCAACTCCGACGTTCCGCTTCGCGTCGAGGGCCAGAAGACGACGGCCCTCGAGATCTGCGAGTCGTTCGCGCCCGACGCGCCGGACGCCATCGTCGTGCCGACAAGCAGCGGCGGGCACTTCAGCGGGATCTGGAAAGCGCTTCGCGAACTCGAGTCGGCGGGCGTCCTCGCGGACGTGCCCCGACTGTACGCCGTGCAGGCGGCGGCCAGCGCCCCGATCGCCGAGGCGTACGACCGCGGCGCGAGCGAGGTGTCGCGGGTCGAACGCGGCGAGACGGTCGCCTACTCGATCGGCAATCCCGATCCGCCGAGTGGGACGCGCGCCCTCGCCGCCATCGAGGACACCGACGGGGCGGCCGTCGGCCTCGAGGATCCGGAGATTCTGGAGGCACAACGGACCCTCGCCAGCGAGGCGGGTCTCAGCGTCGAGGCGTCGTCGGCGACCGCGCTGGCGGGGATTCGACGGCTGGTCGACGCGGGCGAGATCGACTCGAGCGACGACGTCGTCGCCGTCACGACCGGCACGGGTCTCACCGACCACCTCGGCTCCGGCTCCGCCGACCTCGTCGAAATAGAGGCGCTCGAGGACCGACTCGCTGCATTCAGGGACGACTGA
- a CDS encoding RraA family protein — MDSEVIETFRTVDSSIVSDALDQYGIDGVATEIGAVDPSQKAVGRVHTLRFEPVSEPGSKTNFPYALLEELRADRVLAIDGVGPELSCWGGNACVLAERAGVEGVVVDGGYRDVPDIRSGSFPVFGRAPTPKTGQRRLTVEEVGGTIDIGGVAVSADDVIVADGTGVVVVPAERASEIAATVAEIRSEESTIEEKIDAGATVADLEDDDHEF, encoded by the coding sequence ATGGATTCGGAGGTCATCGAGACGTTCAGGACTGTCGACTCGAGTATCGTGTCCGACGCGCTAGACCAGTACGGAATCGACGGCGTCGCGACCGAAATCGGCGCGGTCGATCCGTCACAGAAAGCGGTCGGGCGGGTCCACACGCTCCGGTTCGAACCCGTCTCGGAACCGGGATCGAAGACAAACTTTCCCTACGCTTTGCTCGAGGAGCTTCGTGCGGACCGCGTCCTCGCCATCGACGGCGTCGGCCCGGAGCTCTCGTGTTGGGGCGGCAACGCCTGCGTGCTCGCCGAGCGAGCGGGCGTCGAAGGCGTGGTCGTCGACGGCGGCTACCGCGACGTCCCGGATATTCGATCCGGATCGTTCCCCGTCTTCGGTCGCGCGCCGACGCCGAAAACCGGCCAGCGGCGACTGACCGTCGAGGAAGTCGGCGGAACGATCGACATCGGCGGCGTCGCCGTCTCGGCCGACGACGTCATCGTCGCGGACGGAACCGGCGTCGTCGTCGTGCCCGCCGAACGCGCGAGCGAAATCGCCGCTACCGTCGCCGAAATCCGTTCGGAGGAGTCGACCATCGAGGAAAAGATCGACGCCGGCGCGACCGTCGCCGACCTTGAGGACGATGACCACGAGTTCTGA
- a CDS encoding thiamine pyrophosphate-binding protein, which produces MDVASTGSAYILDALGAEGIDTLFGVIGEGNAHLLDAVNDRDIEFQQARHEQAGVTMADGAARTKQGVTACTLTHGPGVTNGATGIAAADRDNIPIVILVGDTSIEGRETSLQYLDHPTFASPISVYQTRIETPVTIPEVLERAFDRARTRSGPVLVEVPADVQEGEAPDEEYTPSARPRQRVRPDERHVEEAASLLDDADHPVILAGGGAVRSDAGQEIATLAEHVGAPIATTYFGRSLLDEAHPMVSGIAGTFMSPANDDLLWDADVAVVVGARLSGKTTRYGELYADADVIQIDIDEESIGTHQEPAIGIRADARETVADLIHRCETDPERASSVAQTIERAPSPWADGFEERPDQIDPREFTLELSERVPDDAILTVGSGNNTGFPAVFHELGADASMLINGNFGTMGYSLPAALGAKAAAPDRPVVCYTGDGALIQVIQEIETAVRLELPLLVAVFNDSSYGIIRHRQNLVHDRETGSTYDSPDFVDIAEGFGANGAVIRSADDLSVVEEYYDADPDVPLVLDARTIPEVSRPGFPPY; this is translated from the coding sequence ATGGACGTTGCTAGCACGGGGAGTGCGTACATCCTCGATGCGCTCGGAGCCGAGGGAATCGACACGCTGTTCGGCGTCATCGGCGAAGGAAACGCGCACCTGCTCGACGCGGTCAACGATCGGGACATCGAGTTCCAGCAGGCTCGCCACGAACAGGCCGGCGTCACGATGGCCGACGGCGCCGCGCGCACGAAACAGGGCGTCACCGCCTGCACGCTCACTCACGGTCCAGGGGTGACGAACGGCGCGACCGGCATCGCCGCCGCCGACCGCGACAATATCCCGATCGTGATCCTCGTCGGCGATACGAGCATCGAGGGGCGGGAAACGTCGCTTCAGTACCTCGACCACCCGACGTTCGCGTCGCCGATTTCGGTCTACCAGACGCGGATCGAGACGCCGGTGACGATTCCCGAGGTCCTCGAGCGAGCGTTCGATCGCGCGAGAACCCGAAGCGGCCCCGTGCTGGTCGAGGTGCCGGCGGACGTCCAGGAGGGCGAGGCTCCCGACGAGGAGTACACGCCGAGTGCACGGCCGCGCCAGCGGGTGCGACCGGATGAACGCCACGTCGAGGAGGCCGCCTCGTTGCTCGACGATGCGGATCATCCCGTTATCCTCGCGGGCGGCGGGGCGGTCCGATCCGACGCCGGCCAGGAAATCGCGACGCTCGCCGAACACGTCGGCGCACCAATCGCGACGACGTACTTCGGTCGCTCGCTCCTCGACGAAGCGCACCCGATGGTCAGTGGCATCGCGGGCACGTTCATGTCGCCAGCGAACGACGACCTCCTCTGGGACGCCGACGTGGCAGTCGTCGTCGGTGCTCGGCTGTCGGGCAAGACGACTCGCTACGGCGAGTTGTACGCGGACGCGGACGTGATCCAGATCGACATCGACGAAGAGTCGATCGGCACCCACCAGGAGCCCGCGATCGGAATCCGCGCCGACGCGCGAGAAACCGTCGCCGACCTTATCCACCGCTGCGAGACGGATCCGGAGCGAGCCTCCAGCGTCGCGCAGACGATCGAGCGGGCACCCTCGCCGTGGGCCGACGGCTTCGAGGAACGACCCGACCAGATCGACCCCCGCGAGTTCACCCTCGAGCTTTCCGAGCGCGTCCCCGACGACGCGATCCTCACCGTCGGCTCGGGGAACAACACCGGGTTCCCCGCCGTCTTTCACGAACTCGGCGCGGACGCCTCGATGCTGATCAACGGCAACTTCGGGACGATGGGCTACTCGCTTCCCGCCGCGCTGGGGGCGAAAGCGGCCGCGCCGGATCGTCCCGTCGTCTGTTACACCGGCGACGGCGCGTTGATTCAGGTGATTCAGGAGATCGAAACGGCCGTTCGCCTCGAGTTGCCGCTGCTCGTCGCCGTCTTCAACGACAGCAGCTACGGGATCATCCGCCACCGCCAGAATCTCGTCCACGACCGCGAGACGGGGAGCACCTACGACAGTCCGGACTTCGTCGACATCGCCGAAGGGTTCGGCGCGAACGGTGCCGTAATTCGTTCGGCGGACGACCTCTCAGTCGTCGAGGAGTACTACGACGCAGACCCCGACGTCCCGCTCGTTCTGGACGCGCGAACGATCCCCGAGGTTTCGCGCCCGGGATTCCCGCCGTACTGA